Proteins encoded in a region of the Pseudomonadota bacterium genome:
- a CDS encoding DUF1311 domain-containing protein — protein MKITRAASSPFILIISAMLSAAPSALAVPSTSKAPQPGVRLAQTQLEMNEQAAEDFKKADAELNAIYKKVMAASAGEQKQAIITAQLAWIKFRDANADAWAAPNKGGSIYPLIWLGAKTRTTRTRTAELKQLLEEHQQH, from the coding sequence ATGAAGATCACTCGAGCCGCATCGTCGCCTTTCATCCTGATCATCTCGGCCATGCTCTCCGCCGCGCCCTCCGCGCTGGCTGTGCCGTCCACGTCGAAGGCTCCCCAGCCTGGCGTGCGCCTCGCCCAGACCCAGCTGGAGATGAACGAGCAGGCCGCCGAAGACTTCAAGAAAGCCGACGCCGAGCTCAATGCCATCTACAAGAAGGTCATGGCGGCCAGCGCGGGAGAGCAGAAGCAGGCCATCATCACCGCGCAGCTGGCCTGGATCAAGTTCCGCGACGCAAACGCAGACGCCTGGGCCGCACCCAACAAAGGGGGCAGCATCTACCCGCTGATCTGGCTCGGCGCAAAGACGCGCACGACCCGAACCCGCACCGCCGAGCTGAAGCAGCTGCTCGAGGAGCACCAGCAGCACTAG